A region from the Streptomyces lydicus genome encodes:
- a CDS encoding LysR family transcriptional regulator: MELRQLQYFVAVVEEAGFTRAAARLHLAQPGVSAQIRQLERELGQPLLDRSGRAVTTTEVGRAVLRHARAALAAVEEIRQTVDEFSGLLRGRVRVGLVAGASTRRFDLAALLADFHDAHPQVEISLTEETTERMLAALLGGALDIAVTGVADEQPPAGISFRYVIDDPLVAAVAPGDPLLAAHAGRTSVPLAALRERPLISLPRGTGLRGVLERACAQAGFRPRIAFEASVLPVLARLAARGLGVAVVPALPGHEASAAGLRTLEITGPRLRGRVALAWRTEGPAGPAARALLGRLHAALPDPGRGKEPPATPRSGNAPSAAAGGPDHQAAGA, encoded by the coding sequence ATGGAACTTCGGCAGCTGCAGTACTTCGTCGCGGTGGTGGAGGAGGCCGGCTTCACCCGGGCGGCCGCCCGGCTGCATCTGGCGCAGCCCGGGGTGAGCGCCCAGATCCGGCAGCTCGAAAGGGAGTTGGGGCAGCCGCTCCTGGACCGCTCCGGCCGTGCGGTGACCACGACGGAGGTGGGCCGGGCCGTCCTCCGCCATGCGCGGGCGGCGCTCGCCGCCGTGGAGGAGATACGGCAGACCGTGGACGAGTTCAGCGGGCTGCTGCGCGGTCGCGTCCGGGTCGGCCTGGTGGCCGGCGCCAGTACCCGCAGGTTCGATCTGGCTGCGCTGCTGGCCGATTTCCACGATGCGCATCCGCAGGTCGAGATCTCCCTCACCGAGGAGACGACGGAGCGGATGCTCGCGGCACTGCTCGGCGGTGCGCTCGACATCGCCGTGACCGGGGTGGCGGACGAGCAGCCACCGGCCGGCATCTCCTTCCGGTACGTGATCGACGACCCCCTGGTCGCCGCCGTCGCGCCGGGCGATCCACTCCTGGCGGCGCACGCCGGCCGTACGAGCGTGCCGCTGGCCGCGCTCCGCGAGCGCCCGCTGATCAGCCTGCCGCGCGGCACCGGTCTGCGCGGGGTGCTCGAACGCGCCTGTGCACAGGCCGGATTCCGGCCCCGCATCGCGTTCGAGGCGTCCGTCCTGCCGGTGCTGGCGCGGCTTGCGGCCCGTGGCCTCGGCGTGGCCGTCGTCCCGGCGCTGCCGGGCCACGAGGCGTCGGCAGCGGGGCTGCGGACGCTGGAGATCACCGGGCCGCGGCTGCGCGGCCGGGTCGCCCTGGCCTGGCGGACGGAGGGGCCCGCAGGCCCTGCGGCGCGCGCCCTGCTGGGACGGCTGCATGCCGCCCTTCCCGATCCGGGAAGGGGCAAGGAGCCACCGGCCACACCGCGGAGCGGGAACGCCCCGTCCGCGGCGGCCGGCGGTCCGGATCACCAGGCCGCGGGCGCGTAG
- a CDS encoding SDR family NAD(P)-dependent oxidoreductase, which yields MTVTETGRADGTGIDAERMAVCLSVLEELDALPVDHPDAIAIRRATAGIYRTVKQRRRQERRAAKTANDRAVTAATATGAPDRIDDETQGLALTSSVTTQIAGILQRPRSCYTCKSRYVEVDAFYHQLCPPCAKENRSRRDARTDLTGRRALLTGGRAKIGMYIALRLLRDGAHTTVTTRFPNDAIRRFKAMPDSAEWLHRLKIVGIDLRDPAQVIALADEVSAEGPLDILINNAAQTVRRSPEAYGQLITAESAPLPAGELPASVVLGHFGSGAPAALTAASATAGALSAEDITSLALTTGSATPARIEAGTAIDAGGLVPDLHSTNTWIQKVDEVDPIELLEVQLCNMTAPFLLVSKLRPAMAAAPARRKYVVNVSAMEGQFSRGYKGAGHPHTNMAKAALNMLTRTSAREMLETDGILMTAVDTGWITDERPHPDKMRLAEEGFHAPLDLVDGAARVYDPIVRGESGEDLFGCFLKDYAPAAW from the coding sequence ATGACGGTGACCGAAACAGGCCGGGCCGATGGCACGGGTATCGACGCGGAGCGGATGGCGGTCTGCCTGAGCGTGCTGGAAGAGCTCGACGCGCTGCCCGTCGACCACCCGGACGCCATCGCGATACGGCGCGCCACCGCCGGGATCTACCGCACGGTCAAGCAGCGCCGCCGGCAGGAACGCCGGGCGGCCAAGACCGCCAACGACCGGGCGGTGACCGCCGCCACGGCCACCGGCGCGCCCGACCGGATCGACGACGAGACCCAGGGACTGGCCCTCACCAGCTCCGTGACCACCCAGATCGCCGGCATCCTGCAGCGCCCCAGGTCCTGCTACACCTGCAAGTCGCGCTACGTCGAGGTCGACGCCTTCTACCACCAGCTCTGCCCGCCGTGCGCCAAGGAGAACCGGTCCCGCCGCGACGCCCGCACGGACCTCACCGGCCGGCGCGCCCTGCTCACCGGCGGCCGGGCCAAGATCGGCATGTATATCGCCCTCCGCCTGCTGCGCGACGGCGCCCACACCACCGTCACCACCCGCTTCCCCAACGACGCCATCCGCCGCTTCAAGGCGATGCCGGACAGCGCGGAGTGGCTGCACCGGCTGAAGATCGTCGGCATCGATCTCCGCGACCCGGCCCAGGTCATCGCGCTCGCCGACGAGGTGAGCGCCGAGGGCCCGCTCGACATTCTGATCAACAACGCCGCCCAGACCGTCCGCCGCTCGCCCGAGGCCTACGGACAGCTGATCACCGCCGAGTCCGCCCCGCTGCCCGCCGGGGAGCTGCCCGCCTCCGTCGTCCTCGGCCACTTCGGCAGCGGCGCGCCCGCCGCCCTCACCGCCGCCTCCGCCACCGCCGGCGCGTTGAGCGCCGAGGACATCACCTCACTCGCCCTGACCACGGGCTCCGCCACCCCCGCCCGCATCGAGGCGGGCACCGCGATCGACGCCGGCGGCCTCGTACCGGATCTGCACTCGACCAACACCTGGATCCAGAAGGTGGACGAGGTCGACCCCATCGAGCTGCTGGAAGTCCAGCTGTGCAATATGACCGCGCCCTTCCTGCTGGTGAGCAAGCTGCGCCCGGCGATGGCGGCGGCCCCCGCACGCCGTAAGTACGTGGTGAACGTCTCGGCGATGGAAGGCCAGTTCAGCCGCGGCTACAAGGGCGCCGGCCATCCGCACACCAATATGGCCAAGGCGGCGCTGAACATGCTCACCCGCACCAGCGCCCGGGAGATGCTGGAGACCGACGGCATCCTGATGACGGCCGTGGACACCGGCTGGATCACCGATGAGCGCCCGCACCCCGACAAGATGCGGCTGGCCGAAGAGGGCTTCCACGCCCCCCTCGACCTGGTCGACGGCGCGGCCCGGGTGTACGACCCGATCGTCCGCGGTGAGTCGGGCGAGGACCTGTTCGGCTGCTTCCTGAAGGACTACGCGCCCGCGGCCTGGTGA